The following coding sequences lie in one Homo sapiens chromosome 6 genomic scaffold, GRCh38.p14 alternate locus group ALT_REF_LOCI_5 HSCHR6_MHC_MCF_CTG1 genomic window:
- the MUC22 gene encoding mucin-22 isoform 2 precursor (isoform 2 precursor is encoded by transcript variant 2; The RefSeq protein has 7 substitutions compared to this genomic sequence), with translation MRRGNISPAFWFLWLLLFGLLGPSSENTTAFTKGSDTTTASITGSETTMASTMASTSALTTGSKITTDSTTGSETTSASTMASTAAFTTGSETNTASTTDSGTTIASTRTFTTGSDTTTGSTAGSETIVASTTVSGTTTTFTIASTTVPETTMASSTTSTAGSEKTMASSIISETTMASTTGSETATVSTTGSETTTTSTASSEATKVSTTGSETTTASTAGSETTTTSTSMAGSEATTTSTADSKVITASSMSSETTVAPAAGSNTTTASTTGSETTTILIKASETTTASTAGSETTTPSPTGSQTTIVSISGSEITTTSTAGSENTTVSSAGSGTTTASMAGSETTVSTAGSETTTVSITGTETTMVSAMGSETTTNSTTSSETTVTSTAGSETTTVSTVGSETTTAYTADSETTAASTTGSEMTTVFTAGSETITPSTAGSETTTVSTAGSETTTVSTTGSETTTASTAHSETTAASTMGSETTKVSTAGSETTVSTAGSETTAASTEDSETNTAFTEDSKTTTASTTGFETTAASTTGSEPTMASTMGSETTMASTIGPETTKVSTASSEVTTVFAAGSETIRASTVGSETTTVSTTGSETTTASIMGSETSTDSTTGSETTTASTEGSETTTASTEGSEATTVSTTGSETTTVSITDSETTTTCTEGSEMTAVSTTVFETTTASTEGSEITIASTSDSETTTASTEGSETTTVTTAGSETKTAYTTGSETTTASNTGLETTTVFTIGSDTTTASTEGSETTAVSATGSEMTTVSTEGSENTTVSTTGSETTTVSTTGLETTTTSTEGSEMTTVSTTGAETTTDSTEGSGTTAASTAGSETTTVSTADSENTTASTADSETTSASTTGSETTTASTTSSETTTASTEGSETTTVSTTDSETTMVSTTGSERTITSTEGSETTTVSATGSETTVSTEGSGTTTVSITGSETTKVSTTGSETTTTSTEGSEITTASITGSETTTASTEGSETTTASTEGSETTSASTTGSETTTASTTSSETTMASIMGSETTMASTIGSETTKVSTASSKMTTVFTENSETTIASTTASETTTVSTAGSETIPASTAGSETTTTTSTEGSETTTASTEGSETTTASTESSETTTATTIGSETTTASTEGSETTTTSTEGSETTTASTEGSEITTVSTTGSETTTASTEGSETTTASTEGSELTTVSTTGSETITVSAEGSETTTVTTMGSETTTASTAGSETTTVSTAGSETTTASIEGSETTTVSSTGSETTTVSTTGTETTITSTEGSETTTVTTAGSETTAVYTTGSETTTTSTEGSETTTVSTTGSETTTASTADLETTTVSTSGSGTTTASTAGSETTTVYITGSKTTTASTEGSEATTVSTTSSETTTASTTGSEMTTVFTTVSETTTVSTIGSEATTSSAAGSEATTTSTEGSETTTASTAGSETTTASTAGSETTTASTSGSETNTACTTGSETSTPSSAGSETNTAFIIGSESTIASTASLEPTATSLTGSETTTVSITASGATAASTTVSSTTFVLTKATDVSIQPITNTPMSGTRTTGTRLTASSSVTMAPGMDFTASAASHTVPGIVLNTSGLGTSTMGASSTTSAHGVRTTTGSTREPTSSTFQETGPVSMGTNTVSMSHTPTNVIKPSGYLQPWAIILISLAAVVAAVGLSVGLSFCLRNLFFPLRYCGIYYPHGHSHSLGLDLNLGLGSGTFHSLGNALVHGGELEMGHGGTHGFGYGVGHGLSHIHGDGYGVNHGGHYGHGGGH, from the exons GCTCTGAGAATACCACAGCCTTCACAAAAGGCTCCGACACCACCACAGCCTCCATCACAGGCTCTGAGACCACCATGGCCTCCACCATGGCCTCTACTACGGCCTTAACTACAGGCTCTAAGATCACCACAGACTCTACCACAGGCTCTgagacaacctcagcctccaccaTGGCTTCTACTGCAGCCTTCACCACAGGCTCTGAGACCAACACGGCCTCTACCACAGACTCAGGGACTACTATAGCCTCCACTGGGACCTTCACCACAGGCTCTGACACAACCACAGGCTCCACTGCAGGCTCTGAAACTGTCGTGGCCTCCACCACAGTCTCTGGGACCACAACAACCTTTACTATAGCCTCCACTACAGTCCCTGAGACTACCATGGCCTCCAGCACAACCTCCACTGCAGGCTCTGAGAAAACGATGGCCTCCTCCATAATTTCTGAGACCACCATGGCCTCCACCACAGGCTCTGAGACTGCCACAGTCTCTACCACAGGCTCTGagaccaccaccacctccactgcAAGCTCTGAGGCCACTAAAGTCTCTACCACAGGCTCTGAAACCACCACAGCATCTACTGCAGGTTCTGAGACCACCACTACCTCCACCTCCATGGCAGGCTCTGAGGCCACCACAACCTCAACTGCAGACTCCAAGGTGATCACGGCGTCCAGCATGAGCTCTGAGACCACTGTGGCCCCCGCTGCAGGCTCTAACACCACCACAGCCTCTACCACAGGCTCTGAGACCACTACAATCCTGATTAAAGCCTCTGAGACCACCACAGCCTCTACAGCAGGTTCTGAgaccaccaccccctcccccacaggCTCTCAGACCACCATAGTCTCTATTTCAGGTTCTGAGATCACCACCACCTCTACGGCAGGATCCGAGAACACCACAGTCTCTAGTGCAGGCTCTGGGACCACCACAGCTTCTATGGCAGGCTCTGAGACCACCGTCTCCACTGCAGGCTCTGAGACCACTACAGTCTCTATCACAGGCACTGAGACCACCATGGTCTCTGCCATGGGCTCAGAGACCACCACAAACTCTACTACAAGCTCTGAGACCACCGTCACCTCTACTGCAGGCTCTGAGACCACCACAGTCTCCACCGTGGGCTCTGAGACCACCACAGCCTATACTGCAGATTCTGAgaccactgcagcctctaccacAGGCTCTGAGATGACCACAGTCTTCACTGCAGGCTCGGAAACCATCACACCCTCTACTGCAGGCTCAGAGACCACCACAGTCTCTACTGCAGGCTCTGAGACCACTACAGTCTCCACCACAGGCTCTGAGACCACAACAGCCTCTACTGCACATTCTGAGAcgactgcagcctccaccatgGGCTCTGAGACCACCAAAGTCTCAACTGCAGGCTCTGAGACCACAGTCTCCACTGCAGGCTCTGAgaccactgcagcctctactgaAGATTCTGAAACCAACACCGCATTTACTGAAGATTCTAAGACTACCACAGCCTCTACTACAGGGTTTGAGACAACCGCAGCCTCTACTACAGGCTCTGAGCCTACCATGGCATCCACCATGGGCTCTGAGACCACTATGGCCTCTACCATAGGCCCTGAGACCACCAAGGTCTCCACTGCAAGCTCTGAGGTGACCACAGTCTTTGCTGCAGGCTCTGAGACAATCAGAGCCTCTACCGTAGGCTCTGAGACCACCACAGTCTCTACCACAGGCTCTGAGACCACCACAGCCTCCATCATGGGCTCTGAGACCAGCACAGATTCTACCACAGGCTCTGAGACCACCACAGCCTCTACTGAAGGCTCTGAGACCACCACAGCTTCCACTGAAGGCTCTGAGGCCACTACAGTCTCCACCACAGGCTCTGAGACCACTACAGTTTCTATCACAGACTCAGAGACCACCACCACCTGTACTGAAGGCTCTGAGATGACTGCAGTCTCCACCACAGTCTTTGAGACCACTACAGCCTCTACTGAAGGCTCTGAGATCACAATAGCCTCTACTTCAGACTCTGAGACCACCACAGCTTCTACTGAAGGTTCTGAGACCACTACAGTCACTACCGCAGGCTCTGAGACCAAAACAGCCTATACTACAGGCTCTGAGACCACCACAGCCTCTAATACAGGCTTGGAGACCACCACAGTCTTTACCATAGGCTCTGACACCACCACAGCCTCTACTGAAGGCTCTGAGACcactgcagtctctgccacaGGCTCTGAGATGACCACAGTCTCTACTGAAGGCTCTGAGAACACTACAGTCTCCACCACAGGCTCTGAGACCACTACAGTTTCCACCACAGGCTTGGAGACCACCACCACTTCCACTGAAGGCTCTGAGATGACTACAGTCTCCACCACAGGTGCTGAGACCACCACAGACTCTACTGAAGGCTCTGGgaccactgcagcctccactgcagGCTCTGAGACCACCACAGTCTCTACTGCAGATTCTGAGAACACCACAGCATCTACTGCAGattctgagaccacctcagcctctactACAGGCTCTGAGACCACCACAGCCTCTACTACAAGCTCTGAGACCACCACAGCCTCTACTGAAGGCTCTGAGACCACTACAGTCTCCACCACAGACTCTGAGACCACCATGGTCTCTACCACAGGCTCTGAGAGGACCATCACCTCTACTGAAGGCTCTGAGACCACTACAGTATCTGCCACAGGCTCTGAGACCACAGTCTCTACTGAAGGCTCTGGGACCACTACAGTCTCCATCACAGGCTCTGAGACCACTAAAGTTTCTACCACAGGTTCAGAGACCACCACCACTTCTACTGAAGGCTCTGAGATTACTACAGCCTCCATCACAGGCTCTGAGACCACCACAGCCTCTACTGAAGGCTCCGAGACCACCACAGCCTCTACTGAAGGCTccgagaccacctcagcctctactACAGGCTCTGAGACCACCACAGCCTCTACTACAAGCTCTGAGACCACCATGGCATCCATCATGGGCTCTGAGACCACTATGGCCTCTACCATAGGCTCTGAGACCACCAAGGTCTCCACTGCAAGCTCTAAAATGACCACAGTCTTCACTGAAAACTCTGAGACCACCATAGCCTCTACCACAGCCTCTGAGACCACCACAGTCTCCACTGCAGGCTCTGAGACCATCCCAGCCTCTACAGCAGGCTCTgagaccaccaccaccacctctactGAAGGCTCTGAGACCACTACAGCCTCTACTGAAGGCTCTGAGACCACCACAGCCTCTACTGAAAGCTCTGAGACCACTACAGCCACTACCATAGGCTCTGAGACCACCACAGCCTCTACTGAAGGCTCTGAGACTACCACCACCTCTACTGAAGGCTCTGAGACCACCACAGCCTCTACTGAAGGCTCTGAGATCACTACAGTTTCTACCACAGGCTCTGAGACCACCACAGCCTCTACTGAAGGCTCTGAGACCACCACAGCCTCTACTGAAGGCTCTGAGCTCACTACAGTTTCTACCACAGGCTCTGAGACCATCACAGTCTCTGCTGAAGGCTCTGAGACCACTACAGTCACTACTATGGGCTCTGAGACCACCACGGCCTCTACTGCAGGCTCAGAGACCACCACAGTCTCTACTGCAGGCTCTGAGACCACCACAGCCTCTATTGAAGGCTCTGAGACCACTACAGTCTCCTCCACAGGCTCTGAGACCACCACAGTCTCTACCACAGGCACTGAGACTACCATCACCTCTACTGAAGGTTCAGAGACCACTACAGTCACTACTGCAGGTTCTGAGACCACAGCAGTCTATACCACAGGCTCTGAGACTACCACCACCTCTACTGAAGGCTCTGAGACAACCACAGTCTCTACCACGGGCTCTGAGACCACCACAGCCTCTACCGCAGATTTGGAGACCACCACAGTCTCCACCTCAGGCTCTGGGACCACCACAGCCTCTACCGCAGGCTCTGAGACCACAACAGTCTATATCACAGGCTCTAAGACTACCACCGCCTCTACTGAAGGCTCTGAGGCCACTACAGTTTCTACCACTAGCTCTGAGACCACCACAGCCTCTACCACAGGCTCTGAGATGACTACAGTCTTTACCACAGTCTCTGAGACCACCACAGTCTCTACCATAGGCTCTGAGGCCACCACATCCTCTGCTGCAGGCTCTGAGGCCACCACCACCTCTACTGAAGGCTCTGAgaccaccacagcctccactgcAGGCTCTGAgaccaccacagcctccactgcAGGCTCTGAgaccaccacagcctccacttcAGGCTCTGAGACCAACACAGCCTGTACCACAGGTTCTGAGACCTCCACACCCTCCAGTGCAGGCTCTGAGACCAACACTGCCTTCATCATAGGCTCTGAGACCACCATAGCTTCCACTGCAAGCTTGGAGCCCACTGCAACTTCCCTCACAGGCTCTGAGACCACCACAGTCTCTATCACAGCTTCTGgggccactgcagcctccaccactgTCTCTTCCACCACGTTTGTACTCACCAAGGCCACTGACGTTTCTATCCAGCCCATCACCAACACACCTATGTCAG GCACCAGAACCACTGGAACCAGACCCACTGCCTCCAGCTCTGTCACCATGGCCCCTGGAATGGACTTCACGGCCTCTGCTGCCAGCCATACTGTGCCAGGAATAGTCTTAAACACCTCTGGCCTGGGTACATCCACTATGGGAGCATCATCTACCACCTCAGCCCACGGCGTCAGGACCACCACAGGATCCACCCGTGAGCCAACCAGCAGCACCTTCCAGGAAACAGGCCCGGTGTCCATGGGCACAAACACAGTTAGCATGAGCCACACACCCACAAACGTGATCaaaccaagtggatatttacagccCTGGGCTATCATCCTCATTTCCCTGGCTGCAGTTGTGGCTGCTGTTGGATTGTCAGTAGGACTGAGTTTTTGTCTG agagaccTTTTCTTCCCCCTGAGATATTGTGGTATTTATTACCCCCATGGCCACAGCCACAGCCTTGGTCTGGACCTGGACTTGGGCCTGGGCTCTGGGACATTCCACAGCCTGGGAAATGCACTGGTTCATGGAGGAGAACTTGAAATGGGACATGGAGGAACACATGGCTTTGGATATGGAGTGGGCCATGGACTGAGCCACATCCATGGAGATGGCTACGGAGTGAATCATGGCGGGCATTATGGACATGGAGGAGGCCACTGA
- the MUC22 gene encoding mucin-22 isoform 3 precursor (isoform 3 precursor is encoded by transcript variant 3; The RefSeq protein has 7 substitutions, 1 non-frameshifting indel compared to this genomic sequence), which yields MLEMRRGNISPAFWFLWLLLFGLLGPSSENTTAFTKGSDTTTASITGSETTMASTMASTSALTTGSKITTDSTTGSETTSASTMASTAAFTTGSETNTASTTDSGTTIASTRTFTTGSDTTTVSTAGSETIVASTTVSGTTTTFTIASTTVPETTMASSTTSTAGSEKTMASSIISETTMASTTGSETATVSTTGSETTTTSTASSEATKVSTTGSETTTASTAGSETTTTSTSMAGSEATTTSTADSKVITASSMSSETTVAPAAGSNTTTASTTGSETTTILIKASETTTASTAGSETTTPSPTGSQTTIVSISGSEITTTSTAGSENTTVSSAGSGTTTASMAGSETTVSTAGSETTTVSITGTETTMVSAMGSETTTNSTTSSETTVTSTAGSETTTVSTVGSETTTAYTADSETTAASTTGSEMTTVFTAGSETITPSTAGSETTTVSTAGSETTTVSTTGSETTTASTAHSETTAASTMGSETTKVSTAGSETTVSTAGSETTAASTEDSETNTAFTEDSKTTTASTTGFETTAASTTGSEPTMASTMGSETTMASTIGPETTKVSTASSEVTTVFAAGSETIRASTVGSETTTVSTTGSETTTASIMGSETSTDSTTGSETTTASTEGSETTTASTEGSEATTVSTTGSETTTVSITDSETTTTCTEGSEMTAVSTTVFETTTASTEGSEITIASTSDSETTTASTEGSETTTVTTAGSETKTAYTTGSETTTASNTGLETTTVFTIGSDTTTASTEGSETTAVSATGSEMTTVSTEGSENTTVSTTGSETTTVSTTGLETTTTSTEGSEMTTVSTTGAETTTDSTEGSGTTAASTAGSETTTVSTADSENTTASTADSETTSASTTGSETTTASTTSSETTTASTEGSETTTVSTTDSETTMVSTTGSERTITSTEGSETTTVSATGSETTVSTEGSGTTTVSITGSETTKVSTTGSETTTTSTEGSEITTASITGSETTTASTEGSETTTASTEGSETTSASTTGSETTTASTTSSETTMASIMGSETTMASTIGSETTKVSTASSKMTTVFTENSETTIASTTASETTTVSTAGSETIPASTAGSETTTTTSTEGSETTTASTEGSETTTASTESSETTTATTIGSETTTASTEGSETTTTSTEGSETTTASTEGSEITTVSTTGSETTTASTEGSETTTASTEGSELTTVSTTGSETITVSAEGSETTTVTTMGSETTTASTAGSETTTVSTAGSETTTASIEGSETTTVSSTGSETTTVSTTGTETTITSTEGSETTTVTTAGSETTAVYTTGSETTTTSTEGSETTTVSTTGSETTTASTADLETTTVSTSGSGTTTASTAGSETTTVYITGSKTTTASTEGSEATTVSTTSSETTTASTTGSEMTTVFTTVSETTTVSTIGSEATTSSAAGSEATTTSTEGSETTTASTAGSETTTASTAGSETTTASTAGSETTTASTSGSETNTACTTGSETSTPSSAGSETNTAFIIGSETTIASTASLEPTATSLTGSETTTVSITASGATAASTTVSSTTFVLTKATDVSIQPITNTPMSGTRTTGTRLTASSSVTMAPGMDFTASAASHTVPGIVLNTSGLGTSTMGASSTTSAHGVRTTTGSTREPTSSTFQETGPVSMGTNTVSMSHTPTNVIKPSGYLQPWAIILISLAAVVAAVGLSVGLSFCLRNLFFPLRYCGIYYPHGHSHSLGLDLNLGLGSGTFHSLGNALVHGGELEMGHGGTHGFGYGVGHGLSHIHGDGYGVNHGGHYGHGGGH from the exons GCTCTGAGAATACCACAGCCTTCACAAAAGGCTCCGACACCACCACAGCCTCCATCACAGGCTCTGAGACCACCATGGCCTCCACCATGGCCTCTACTACGGCCTTAACTACAGGCTCTAAGATCACCACAGACTCTACCACAGGCTCTgagacaacctcagcctccaccaTGGCTTCTACTGCAGCCTTCACCACAGGCTCTGAGACCAACACGGCCTCTACCACAGACTCAGGGACTACTATAGCCTCCACTGGGACCTTCACCACAGGCTCTGACACAACCACAGGCTCCACTGCAGGCTCTGAAACTGTCGTGGCCTCCACCACAGTCTCTGGGACCACAACAACCTTTACTATAGCCTCCACTACAGTCCCTGAGACTACCATGGCCTCCAGCACAACCTCCACTGCAGGCTCTGAGAAAACGATGGCCTCCTCCATAATTTCTGAGACCACCATGGCCTCCACCACAGGCTCTGAGACTGCCACAGTCTCTACCACAGGCTCTGagaccaccaccacctccactgcAAGCTCTGAGGCCACTAAAGTCTCTACCACAGGCTCTGAAACCACCACAGCATCTACTGCAGGTTCTGAGACCACCACTACCTCCACCTCCATGGCAGGCTCTGAGGCCACCACAACCTCAACTGCAGACTCCAAGGTGATCACGGCGTCCAGCATGAGCTCTGAGACCACTGTGGCCCCCGCTGCAGGCTCTAACACCACCACAGCCTCTACCACAGGCTCTGAGACCACTACAATCCTGATTAAAGCCTCTGAGACCACCACAGCCTCTACAGCAGGTTCTGAgaccaccaccccctcccccacaggCTCTCAGACCACCATAGTCTCTATTTCAGGTTCTGAGATCACCACCACCTCTACGGCAGGATCCGAGAACACCACAGTCTCTAGTGCAGGCTCTGGGACCACCACAGCTTCTATGGCAGGCTCTGAGACCACCGTCTCCACTGCAGGCTCTGAGACCACTACAGTCTCTATCACAGGCACTGAGACCACCATGGTCTCTGCCATGGGCTCAGAGACCACCACAAACTCTACTACAAGCTCTGAGACCACCGTCACCTCTACTGCAGGCTCTGAGACCACCACAGTCTCCACCGTGGGCTCTGAGACCACCACAGCCTATACTGCAGATTCTGAgaccactgcagcctctaccacAGGCTCTGAGATGACCACAGTCTTCACTGCAGGCTCGGAAACCATCACACCCTCTACTGCAGGCTCAGAGACCACCACAGTCTCTACTGCAGGCTCTGAGACCACTACAGTCTCCACCACAGGCTCTGAGACCACAACAGCCTCTACTGCACATTCTGAGAcgactgcagcctccaccatgGGCTCTGAGACCACCAAAGTCTCAACTGCAGGCTCTGAGACCACAGTCTCCACTGCAGGCTCTGAgaccactgcagcctctactgaAGATTCTGAAACCAACACCGCATTTACTGAAGATTCTAAGACTACCACAGCCTCTACTACAGGGTTTGAGACAACCGCAGCCTCTACTACAGGCTCTGAGCCTACCATGGCATCCACCATGGGCTCTGAGACCACTATGGCCTCTACCATAGGCCCTGAGACCACCAAGGTCTCCACTGCAAGCTCTGAGGTGACCACAGTCTTTGCTGCAGGCTCTGAGACAATCAGAGCCTCTACCGTAGGCTCTGAGACCACCACAGTCTCTACCACAGGCTCTGAGACCACCACAGCCTCCATCATGGGCTCTGAGACCAGCACAGATTCTACCACAGGCTCTGAGACCACCACAGCCTCTACTGAAGGCTCTGAGACCACCACAGCTTCCACTGAAGGCTCTGAGGCCACTACAGTCTCCACCACAGGCTCTGAGACCACTACAGTTTCTATCACAGACTCAGAGACCACCACCACCTGTACTGAAGGCTCTGAGATGACTGCAGTCTCCACCACAGTCTTTGAGACCACTACAGCCTCTACTGAAGGCTCTGAGATCACAATAGCCTCTACTTCAGACTCTGAGACCACCACAGCTTCTACTGAAGGTTCTGAGACCACTACAGTCACTACCGCAGGCTCTGAGACCAAAACAGCCTATACTACAGGCTCTGAGACCACCACAGCCTCTAATACAGGCTTGGAGACCACCACAGTCTTTACCATAGGCTCTGACACCACCACAGCCTCTACTGAAGGCTCTGAGACcactgcagtctctgccacaGGCTCTGAGATGACCACAGTCTCTACTGAAGGCTCTGAGAACACTACAGTCTCCACCACAGGCTCTGAGACCACTACAGTTTCCACCACAGGCTTGGAGACCACCACCACTTCCACTGAAGGCTCTGAGATGACTACAGTCTCCACCACAGGTGCTGAGACCACCACAGACTCTACTGAAGGCTCTGGgaccactgcagcctccactgcagGCTCTGAGACCACCACAGTCTCTACTGCAGATTCTGAGAACACCACAGCATCTACTGCAGattctgagaccacctcagcctctactACAGGCTCTGAGACCACCACAGCCTCTACTACAAGCTCTGAGACCACCACAGCCTCTACTGAAGGCTCTGAGACCACTACAGTCTCCACCACAGACTCTGAGACCACCATGGTCTCTACCACAGGCTCTGAGAGGACCATCACCTCTACTGAAGGCTCTGAGACCACTACAGTATCTGCCACAGGCTCTGAGACCACAGTCTCTACTGAAGGCTCTGGGACCACTACAGTCTCCATCACAGGCTCTGAGACCACTAAAGTTTCTACCACAGGTTCAGAGACCACCACCACTTCTACTGAAGGCTCTGAGATTACTACAGCCTCCATCACAGGCTCTGAGACCACCACAGCCTCTACTGAAGGCTCCGAGACCACCACAGCCTCTACTGAAGGCTccgagaccacctcagcctctactACAGGCTCTGAGACCACCACAGCCTCTACTACAAGCTCTGAGACCACCATGGCATCCATCATGGGCTCTGAGACCACTATGGCCTCTACCATAGGCTCTGAGACCACCAAGGTCTCCACTGCAAGCTCTAAAATGACCACAGTCTTCACTGAAAACTCTGAGACCACCATAGCCTCTACCACAGCCTCTGAGACCACCACAGTCTCCACTGCAGGCTCTGAGACCATCCCAGCCTCTACAGCAGGCTCTgagaccaccaccaccacctctactGAAGGCTCTGAGACCACTACAGCCTCTACTGAAGGCTCTGAGACCACCACAGCCTCTACTGAAAGCTCTGAGACCACTACAGCCACTACCATAGGCTCTGAGACCACCACAGCCTCTACTGAAGGCTCTGAGACTACCACCACCTCTACTGAAGGCTCTGAGACCACCACAGCCTCTACTGAAGGCTCTGAGATCACTACAGTTTCTACCACAGGCTCTGAGACCACCACAGCCTCTACTGAAGGCTCTGAGACCACCACAGCCTCTACTGAAGGCTCTGAGCTCACTACAGTTTCTACCACAGGCTCTGAGACCATCACAGTCTCTGCTGAAGGCTCTGAGACCACTACAGTCACTACTATGGGCTCTGAGACCACCACGGCCTCTACTGCAGGCTCAGAGACCACCACAGTCTCTACTGCAGGCTCTGAGACCACCACAGCCTCTATTGAAGGCTCTGAGACCACTACAGTCTCCTCCACAGGCTCTGAGACCACCACAGTCTCTACCACAGGCACTGAGACTACCATCACCTCTACTGAAGGTTCAGAGACCACTACAGTCACTACTGCAGGTTCTGAGACCACAGCAGTCTATACCACAGGCTCTGAGACTACCACCACCTCTACTGAAGGCTCTGAGACAACCACAGTCTCTACCACGGGCTCTGAGACCACCACAGCCTCTACCGCAGATTTGGAGACCACCACAGTCTCCACCTCAGGCTCTGGGACCACCACAGCCTCTACCGCAGGCTCTGAGACCACAACAGTCTATATCACAGGCTCTAAGACTACCACCGCCTCTACTGAAGGCTCTGAGGCCACTACAGTTTCTACCACTAGCTCTGAGACCACCACAGCCTCTACCACAGGCTCTGAGATGACTACAGTCTTTACCACAGTCTCTGAGACCACCACAGTCTCTACCATAGGCTCTGAGGCCACCACATCCTCTGCTGCAGGCTCTGAGGCCACCACCACCTCTACTGAAGGCTCTGAgaccaccacagcctccactgcAGGCTCTGAgaccaccacagcctccactgcAGGCTCTGAgaccaccacagcctccacttcAGGCTCTGAGACCAACACAGCCTGTACCACAGGTTCTGAGACCTCCACACCCTCCAGTGCAGGCTCTGAGACCAACACTGCCTTCATCATAGGCTCTGAGACCACCATAGCTTCCACTGCAAGCTTGGAGCCCACTGCAACTTCCCTCACAGGCTCTGAGACCACCACAGTCTCTATCACAGCTTCTGgggccactgcagcctccaccactgTCTCTTCCACCACGTTTGTACTCACCAAGGCCACTGACGTTTCTATCCAGCCCATCACCAACACACCTATGTCAG GCACCAGAACCACTGGAACCAGACCCACTGCCTCCAGCTCTGTCACCATGGCCCCTGGAATGGACTTCACGGCCTCTGCTGCCAGCCATACTGTGCCAGGAATAGTCTTAAACACCTCTGGCCTGGGTACATCCACTATGGGAGCATCATCTACCACCTCAGCCCACGGCGTCAGGACCACCACAGGATCCACCCGTGAGCCAACCAGCAGCACCTTCCAGGAAACAGGCCCGGTGTCCATGGGCACAAACACAGTTAGCATGAGCCACACACCCACAAACGTGATCaaaccaagtggatatttacagccCTGGGCTATCATCCTCATTTCCCTGGCTGCAGTTGTGGCTGCTGTTGGATTGTCAGTAGGACTGAGTTTTTGTCTG agagaccTTTTCTTCCCCCTGAGATATTGTGGTATTTATTACCCCCATGGCCACAGCCACAGCCTTGGTCTGGACCTGGACTTGGGCCTGGGCTCTGGGACATTCCACAGCCTGGGAAATGCACTGGTTCATGGAGGAGAACTTGAAATGGGACATGGAGGAACACATGGCTTTGGATATGGAGTGGGCCATGGACTGAGCCACATCCATGGAGATGGCTACGGAGTGAATCATGGCGGGCATTATGGACATGGAGGAGGCCACTGA